The nucleotide window TGAATAAGTAACTGGCGAAAGAAATGCAGGATAAAATTCATATTCAATTTTTTCAATACTCTTTTCCGAATTGCAAGAAAGTATTGACAATAAAAATAAGATGATTAGTAGTCTGTTCAATGTTTGGTTTAAATTATTGCCAACGGTCTTGTATATGGCTCGTAGCGTGTAAATTAGCGATTATTTTCGGATTAAGCACAAGCCAGATTTTTAAATTTTACTATTTATCTTTTTTATTGGAAATCGTCAAATTAAAAAATTTGGCGATTTTCCAAATACACCCAAAACTTTGGTTAAGCAACTGCCCAGCTATGAGCTATATACGTTGTTACCACACGTTTTTATTCCGTTTCATATTTAATCGAACTGTACTTATTTTCATTAGCATAAAAGACCAAAATATTGGTACCTAATTCATCTATTCTTAATTTTTCCACTTTAGATTTTACTTTTCCAGTCCGTTTGAGATGAATGATAGAATCATTTAATTCCCATTCGCAGTTTATATATGTGCCATTATTCCAGCGGATTTTTAATTTGTCAGCATTATTTTCTTTCTCTTGATAAAAGTTAATTTGTCCATCTTTGAATTCCCAATTACCATAAAGATGATTCTTTGTATAGTCAGCAGTGTCATATTTTTGATTAATCTTCATTGTCTTGTATAAATCCCAAGTGAATTCAGGATAACTATTTTCGCCAAATATGGAATAATACTCTTTGTAATCTGCGATTAATTTATCTGTTTTTTCCTCAAATTGTTCTTTGGATAGTAGGTCACTATCAAGAACCTTTTTTAAACTTTTATACTCAATTAATTTATTTACTTTTTCAAGGATGATTTGGTTATTGATTATGTCAATTTTTTCTTCATACTCAGTATCGGATAAAACGCCTTCATTCTTTAGAATTTTCAAGTTTTCCTTTTGTTCATTAATAGATGACTTAATTGGTTTGTTCTGTTTATAATGATTAGTTTTCTGTTCCTTAAAATTTAAATTAAGCGAATTTTCACTATTGCTTTTTACTTTATTAGCACTGTAGATTAACCAAATTGAAATACCCAAGATTATCACGTAACCACTAAGAGCACCACCTAAACCTGCACCTCTTTCTTCTGATGCCATTTGTATAATGGTAATCGTACCAAAAACGATTAAAACAATACCCAATATTATTTTGAAATTTTTCATTCTTTTCTTAGACGTTATTTTTTAAACGATTCCCTAATTTTTCAAATAAGCCATAATACGAATCCTTTTGCAATTTTTGCTCACTAACAATGTTATTAATTATGGGATTATTTAAATAGTAAAGCATCCCATTTTCCCAAGATTTCCAAACAGACTTAGGAATTCTCTCTTTTGTCTTCCATAAATATTCTTCCGCACAGAAATTTAGATAATCGATAATGAGTTTTTCTTCGTTAGATGAAAGCTTAAAATTTTTGTCTAATTCAGATTTATCAACAATTTCTTCAAGCATATCATTGAATTTTAGGTCATATTTAGCGTTAAATTCTGTAAATAATTCCTTGAATAGCTTATCGTTTTCAGTTTTATACTGTCTTATACCTAAGGATAGTGATATTCCTGTGGCGATTACAGCACCTAATACCTCGACTTTTTCTTTAGTCAAATAGAAAAGTCCAATGCCAAGTAGCATTGCGATTAGGTTAATCAGTATTATGTCCAAGTATTTTTTCAAATGTGTGGTAACGGTCTCGGCTATGAACAGTTGCGTGGGTTAGCACGGACTTTTGCAAGTACACTAAAAGCTGGAAATTCCGCAGGAATTTTCAGGATAAGCCTGTAATAGCAATTGTTTATAGCCAATGTTGTGCTTTCGTTATTCTAATTCTTTATTGATGTTATCAATCAATTTTTTAAGATGGTTTTCTAGATATATGTAATGATGTTCATTTAGAGTTTGCGTTACAATAGTGTATAACATAATAGTATTCTCAAATTCGTTATCGTATAATAGACTTAAGTTGCTTCTGTCAGATTGAGGTAAATTGTTAAGCCCCAAGGCCTCCATTTCTCCGATGTTTTGAAATAAAACCGCGAATGAGCCGTCTTTCGTAATAAAGTTCAAGCTTTGTTTTAATAAGACATCGACTGCCTCCTCTTGATATCGTAAATCATCGATAATTGGGCTGATATCAATTAGATTCTGACGTATGCTATCATTAAGTATATTTTTCAAATTGCCAGAGTTCTTAAGCTCAGAAAGGAAACTATCATCATACTTAATCGCAAATGAAAAAATGATGACATCCACAAGTAATTTGGATAAATGCTTTTCAGTCACACTGTCTTTATCAGAACTGATTAATTTAATTAATTCAATCTGTTTTGAATTCAATTTGGTGACGTAATCTTTCATAATCATTACCGAATTCAGATTATTAGTAGCCTCTTTCTTCAGATTTGTCAGGTATTCTTTTTGAAGGTTTCCTATTTTTCGTTGTTCATTCCAGTCATTTATAGCAAGCGCAATTAAAATTCCAATTACAACAAGAACAATTTCGCCAATGGCATAAATCAAATACTTACTGAACTTATTTTCAGAGAGTAGTTTTTGTCTAATCTTTCTAAAGAATTTTATCATTGGTTAGTGGTTTCTGATAATGAAGCACAACGGTCTCGGCTATGAGTAGTTGCGTGGGTTAGCGATTAACTTTGCAAGTACACACCAAACTGAAAATCCGCGAGGATTTTCAGAAGTAGGCGAGAACCAGCAATTACTTATAGCCATTGTTGGCAATAGTTTTTATTATTTCTTCTTTAGTTTTAAATGTATTTTGTCTTTCAATTATTTCGTTTTCAATTTCTTCTCT belongs to Winogradskyella sp. J14-2 and includes:
- a CDS encoding DUF6090 family protein — its product is MIKFFRKIRQKLLSENKFSKYLIYAIGEIVLVVIGILIALAINDWNEQRKIGNLQKEYLTNLKKEATNNLNSVMIMKDYVTKLNSKQIELIKLISSDKDSVTEKHLSKLLVDVIIFSFAIKYDDSFLSELKNSGNLKNILNDSIRQNLIDISPIIDDLRYQEEAVDVLLKQSLNFITKDGSFAVLFQNIGEMEALGLNNLPQSDRSNLSLLYDNEFENTIMLYTIVTQTLNEHHYIYLENHLKKLIDNINKELE